From one Branchiostoma floridae strain S238N-H82 chromosome 3, Bfl_VNyyK, whole genome shotgun sequence genomic stretch:
- the LOC118410839 gene encoding STAM-binding protein-like — protein MPLSVPPSPGQPSERVRVLSEKAATVSVEDSIAPRMYFRSGVEMVRMATVYHEEGNLEAAFILYMKFITLFVEKLPKHPEYKSAAAKEKQTTKRKLEMVFPVAEKCKKKLTEKYTTDLKEWEIEKLKIEEQIAIERAKEAERQRQIEEDRRMAESLMEEEKEEIRKESQEEQYRRLQEQKRLEQEREKERTLEEKAVPPGVLPLDGVVPFSKPQSWDDTKGGVITTTILGPDTAKLGPAAANLGTLPGQVNGQVQPEQVQPVVPSAPPPAYSPPGDLPPPKYVPTVDRSTKPTSLHDVPSSNKYGLRQVVVPQEIMLKFLNLAQPNTAQNIETCGILAGKLKQNSFTITHVLVPKQSGTPDSCTTLSEEELFDFQDKHELITLGWIHTHPTQTAFLSSVDLHTHCSYQLMMPEAIAIVCSPKHQQTGIFMLTPNHGLNFVASCRQKGFHPHPKEPPLFEDCCHVKMVTTESVVMVDLRK, from the exons ATGCCGTTGTCAGTGCCGCCATCGCCGGGGCAACCGTCGGAGCGTGTCCGCGTGCTGTCGGAAAAGGCTGCCACGGTATCGGTGGAGGACTCCATCGCACCGAGGATGTACTTCCGCTCGGGGGTGGAGATGGTCAGGATG GCCACAGTCTACCACGAGGAAGGAAATCTGGAAGCAGCTTTTATTCTCTATATGAAGTTCATCAC GTTATTTGTGGAGAAGCTTCCCAAGCACCCCGAGTACAAGTCTGCAGCAGCCAAGGAGAAGCAGACCACCAAGCGGAAGCTGGAAATGGTGTTTCCTGTGGCAGAAAAGTGCAAGAAGAAACTGACAGAGAAATACACCACTGATCTCAAGGAATGGGAGATTGAAAAG CTAAAAATTGAGGAGCAGATTGCAATAGAGAGAGCGAAAGAAGCTGAGAGGCAGCGTCAAATCGAGGAGGATCGACGCATGGCAGAAAGCCTAatggaggaggagaaggaagaAATACGGAAAGAGTCTCAGGAGGAACAGTACAGAAGACTGCAGGAACAAAAGAGGCTAGAGcaggagagagaaaaagaaaggaCTTTGGAAGAGAAGGCAGTTCCTCCTGGTGTCCTCCCACTAGACGGGGTGGTTCCCTTCAGTAAGCCTCAGTCTTGGGACGACACGAAGGGCGGAGTCATCACCACGACGATCTTGGGACCAGATACAGCAAAGTTGGGACCAGCCGCTGCAAACCTGGGCACCCTACCTGGACAGGTGAATGGACAGGTGCAACCAGAACAGGTGCAACCTGTCGTTCCTTCAGCCCCGCCTCCAGCATATTCACCTCCAGGCGACCTGCCACCCCCTAAATATGTACCAACAGTGGACCGGTCCACAAAGCCAACCAGTCTCCATG ATGTTCCCAGCAGTAACAAGTACGGCCTGAGACAAGTCGTTGTCCCTCAGGAGATCATGCTGAAGTTTTTGAACCTTGCCCAGCCGAACACGGCTCAGAACATTGAGACTTGTGGTATTCTGGCTGGAAAACTG AAACAGAACAGTTTCACCATCACCCATGTGCTGGTCCCCAAGCAGAGCGGTACTCCCGActcctgcaccactctgagtgAGGAGGAACTATTTGACTTCCAGGACAAACATGAACTCATCACACTTGGGTGGATTCAT ACTCATCCGACTCAGACAGCCTTCTTGTCCAGTGTGGATCTCCACACGCACTGCTCCTACCAGCTCATGATGCCAGAGGCCATTGCAATCGTGTGCTCCCCCAAGCACCAGCA GACGGGAATTTTCATGCTTACCCCAAACCATGGCCTGAACTTCGTTGCCAGCTGCAGGCAGAAAGGATTCCACCCCCATCCAAAGGAGCCACCATTGTTTGAG GACTGCTGTCATGTGAAAATGGTGACCACTGAATCTGTTGTGATGGTGGACTTAAGGAAATAA